A stretch of the Lolium perenne isolate Kyuss_39 chromosome 3, Kyuss_2.0, whole genome shotgun sequence genome encodes the following:
- the LOC127340683 gene encoding subtilisin-like protease SBT3.8, whose product MGFSSSSRWPAASALLLCLCMTLLCRVQGETQKLYIVYLGHVKHGHPDDVVASHHDMLATLLGSKEDSAASVVYNYKHGFSGFAAMLTPKQAKQLAEFPEVVSVELSKRHTTTTTRSWDFLGLNYQTPASGQLHGTNYGEDACGQKINYGEDVIIGVVDTGIWPESRSFNDEGYGPVPSRWKGKCQVGPDWGINNCSRKIIGARFYSAGIPDEILKSDSLSPRDHSHSGHGTHCASTAAGSAVEAASFNGLAEGVARGGAPRARIAVYKALWGAEGAGGSATVLAAIDDAIHDGVDVLSLSLTVPDENSFGALHAVEKGITVVYTAGNDGPRPQTVGNTSPWAITVAASKMDRSFPTVITLGNKHQIVGQSLYYQAKNSTSSSFTGLVSAPQCTADALNGTDVEGQILLCVPQSRDQTALIPGTNFVQALQYVQNRGGIGLIFPQYTTDNLGAIQDICQGIACVLVDRDTGKQIANYLDATSIPVAKIAPATTVTGKEVLAPKVALFSSRGPSPDFPDIIKPDIAAPGANILAAKEDSYVFMSGTSMAAPHVSGIVAVLKALHPHWSPAAIKSAIVTSAHVTDERAMPILAEGIPRKTADPFDYGGGNINPLGAADPGLVYDIDPRDYTKFFGCTVFNKTAVFCDETALPAYHLNLPSLAVPDLRRPVIVSRTVTNVGEVNSVYHAMVQSPVGVRMEVEPHVLVFNAANKVHTFKVTLSPVWKLQGDYTFGSITWRSDRKVVRIPVAARITAQDFYADVA is encoded by the exons ATGGGATTCTCTTCTTCCTCCCGCTGGCCTGCAGCTTCTGCGCTACTGCTTTGCCTTTGCATGACATTATTATGCAGAGTCCAAGGTGAAACTCAAAAG CTTTACATAGTTTACCTAGGTCACGTGAAGCATGGACACCCCGACGATGTCGTTGCTTCGCACCATGATATGCTCGCCACTCTCCTGGGAAG CAAGGAAGACTCCGCGGCCTCCGTGGTGTACAACTACAAGCATGGCTTCTCAGGCTTCGCCGCCATGCTCACCCCAAAGCAAGCCAAGCAACTTGCAG AGTTTCCGGAGGTTGTCAGTGTAGAGCTGAGCAAAAGGCACACGACGACCACCACGCGTAGCTGGGACTTTCTTGGTCTCAACTACCAAACGCCGGCCAGTGGGCAACTCCACGGAACCAACTACGGCGAGGATGCATGTGGTCAAAAAATTAACTACGGAGAAGATGTCATCATCGGGGTGGTCGACACCG GGATATGGCCGGAGTCGAGAAGTTTCAACGACGAAGGCTACGGTCCCGTGCCATCAAGGTGGAAAGGGAAGTGCCAAGTCGGGCCAGATTGGGGCATCAACAACTGCAGCCGCAAGATCATTGGCGCAAGGTTCTATAGCGCGGGAATTCCAGATGAGATTCTCAAGTCGGACTCGCTCTCTCCCCGTGACCACAGCCACAGCGGCCACGGCACGCACTGCGCGTCCACCGCGGCGGGCTCGGCCGTGGAGGCGGCCAGCTTCAATGGCCTCGCCGAGGGGGTGGCACGGGGAGGCGCACCACGTGCTCGCATCGCGGTGTACAAGGCTCTCTGGGGCGCCGAGGGCGCTGGTGGTTCGGCCACCGTGCTCGCCGCCATCGATGATGCAATCCATGATGGAGTGGACGTGTTGTCCTTGTCTCTCACTGTCCCGGACGAGAACTCGTTCGGGGCTCTGCACGCGGTTGAGAAGGGGATCACGGTTGTGTACACGGCGGGTAACGATGGTCCTAGGCCGCAGACCGTTGGGAACACTTCACCGTGGGCAATCACCGTGGCGGCGAGTAAGATGGATCGGTCGTTCCCCACGGTGATCACCCTGGGAAACAAGCATCAGATAGTG GGACAGTCTCTGTATTACCAAGCGAAGAATTCGACTAGTAGCAGTTTCACGGGTCTTGTCAGTGCTCCCCA GTGTACCGCGGATGCACTTAATGGCACGGACGTGGAAGGGCAAATCCTGCTCTGCGTTCCGCAATCAAGAGATCAGACCGCCCTCATCCCAGGGACAAATTTTGTACAGGCATTACAATACGTCCAGAATCGCGGAGGAATTGGCCTTATTTTTCCTCAATATACGACGGACAATTTAGGTGCCATCCAAGATATTTGCCAAGGCATTGCATGCGTTCTCGTGGACCGTGACACCGGGAAGCAGATCGCCAATTACTTGGACGCCACCAG CATTCCTGTGGCAAAGATTGCGCCAGCGACAACCGTAACGGGGAAAGAGGTACTGGCTCCAAAAGTGGCATTGTTCTCCTCCAGAGGTCCATCACCTGATTTCCCAGACATCATTAAG CCTGACATAGCCGCACCTGGAGCCAACATCTTGGCAGCAAAGGAAGATTCCTACGTATTTATGTCCGGGACATCCATGGCGGCCCCGCACGTATCGGGCATCGTCGCGGTGCTGAAAGCCCTGCACCCACACTGGTCTCCGGCGGCAATAAAATCAGCTATCGTCACCTCCG CGCATGTCACCGACGAGCGTGCCATGCCGATACTGGCGGAGGGGATACCGCGGAAGACCGCCGACCCATTCGACTATGGGGGCGGCAACATCAACCCTCTCGGTGCAGCTGACCCTGGACTTGTTTATGACATCGATCCACGCGACTACACCAAATTTTTCGGGTGCACCGTCTTCAACAAGACCGCCGTGTTTTGCGACGAGACGGCGCTACCGGCATATCACCTGAATCTGCCTTCCCTCGCGGTCCCCGACCTGAGGCGTCCAGTCATTGTATCGAGGACGGTGACCAACGTCGGTGAGGTCAACTCCGTGTACCACGCCATGGTGCAGAGCCCAGTCGGAGTCAGGATGGAGGTCGAGCCACATGTGCTAGTGTTCAACGCTGCAAACAAAGTGCACACATTTAAGGTGACATTATCGCCGGTTTGGAAGCTACAGGGGGACTACACGTTTGGTAGCATTACTTGGCGTAGTGACCGAAAGGTTGTTAGAATCCCGGTAGCGGCACGGATAACGGCCCAAGATTTCTATGCAGATGTTGCATAA
- the LOC127340682 gene encoding peptidyl-prolyl cis-trans isomerase CYP21-3, mitochondrial, whose amino-acid sequence MAKIKPKALLAQSKQKKSPTQIGVTRIITYIVLGALAVSSVYYAYQYWQNKGPAAAVGAEGVGGN is encoded by the coding sequence ATGGCGAAGATCAAGCCAAAGGCACTGCTGGCACAGAGCAAGCAGAAGAAGAGCCCTACCCAGATCGGTGTGACCAGGATCATCACCTACATCGTCCTCGGCGCCCTAGCTGTGTCTTCCGTCTATTATGCCTATCAGTACTGGCAGAACAAAGGACCGGCAGCTGCAGTAGGAGCAGAAGGCGTTGGGGGGAACTAA
- the LOC127340681 gene encoding F-box protein At5g65850, translated as MVKSARVRRTQRDRAAAPVLPEDLVLWEIFYRLPAKEILRCRAVCRSWRRLACDAEFLLAHHRRQPSLPLVLFNRNAFSKVPATVDAFDLRQSPAVRRPILGFRSYDECHKYYIRASCDGLLLLSRTYRLYYICNPATRQWCALPVPDVSNVVTLYHHRQSGEYRVLYVEHPDGHFSAVYYVLTVGSSLEEKRCIGLSVPSPSVKKWIAHARPLDQDNPSVLLHDCLHWYSGNYLDAEWKVVVFDTVDESFRCMRSPPVADNEAEAHLCRMDGTLGIHQVDRHTMTVQVWALQDYEMEVWSLKHIIQLPVVEMTKYAPYTTFYLMAVTENGDMLVSGSYSGLLFHCDREGKLVDKFQEACVNPEVLRLSFKESLVKHVFFERKDRKRVKLQSFFRGL; from the coding sequence ATGGTGAAATCCGCGAGGGTAAGGCGGACGCAGCgcgaccgcgccgccgcccccgtcctccCGGAGGACCTCGTCCTGTGGGAGATCTTCTACCGCCTGCCGGCGAAGGAGATCCTCCGCTGCCGCGCGGTCTGCCGCTCCTGGCGCCGCCTCGCCTGCGACGCCGAGTTCCTCCTCGCCCACCACCGGCGCCAGCCGTCGCTCCCGCTGGTCTTGTTCAACAGGAACGCTTTCAGCAAGGTCCCTGCCACGGTCGACGCCTTCGATCTCCGGCAGTCCCCCGCCGTGCGCCGCCCGATCCTAGGGTTCCGCAGCTACGATGAGTGCCATAAATACTACATCCGCGCCTCCTgcgacggcctcctcctcctgtCCCGCACCTACCGCCTCTACTACATCTGCAACCCGGCCACCCGCCAGTGGTGCGCACTCCCGGTCCCGGATGTGAGCAATGTGGTCACTCTGTACCATCACCGCCAGTCCGGTGAGTACCGCGTCCTCTACGTGGAGCATCCAGATGGCCATTTCAGCGCTGTCTACTACGTTCTCACCGTGGGTTCTTCCCTGGAGGAGAAGAGGTGCATCGGGCTTTCAGTGCCCTCACCATCAGTGAAGAAATGGATTGCCCACGCTCGGCCGCTTGATCAGGATAACCCGTCTGTCCTCTTACATGACTGCCTCCATTGGTACTCCGGCAACTACCTGGATGCCGAATGGAAGGTAGTGGTTTTTGATACGGTGGATGAGTCATTCAGGTGTATGCGATCTCCGCCTGTAGCTGACAATGAAGCAGAAGCACATTTGTGTCGGATGGATGGTACGCTTGGCATCCACCAGGTGGATCGCCATACCATGACAGTCCAGGTCTGGGCGCTGCAGGACTACGAGATGGAGGTATGGTCACTGAAGCACATAATTCAATTGCCGGTGGTGGAGATGACGAAATATGCTCCGTACACAACATTTTACCTGATGGCTGTGACTGAGAATGGAGATATGCTCGTAAGTGGCAGCTATTCTGGTCTCCTGTTTCACTGTGACAGAGAGGGCAAGCTGGTGGATAAGTTCCAAGAGGCTTGTGTGAACCCCGAGGTTCTCCGGCTCTCCTTCAAAGAAAGCCTTGTTAAGCATGTGTTTTTCGAAAGGAAAGATCGCAAACGTGTGAAGCTGCAAAGCTTTTTCCGAGGCCTGTGA